Within the Candidatus Methylomirabilota bacterium genome, the region CGGACGTCGCCGTCGCGCTCCTCGCCCAGCTCGGCTTCGGCCTGCTCGTCTACTGGTTCATCGGGGGGCCCGGCTGGCTCCGCGGCCTCGGCGTGATCCTGCCCGTGCTCCCAGCCATCGTCGTCCTCAACTACGTCTACCAGGTCGCGATCCCGACGCGCTTCCTCATCGAGCCCGACACCACGCCGGAGCGCGCGAGCTGGCCGCTCGCGTGCACCGCGCGCGACGTCTGGGTCCCGCAGATCCCGGGGCCGCCGGTCGTCACGAAGGACGCGGCGGCCGCGCCGCTGTGGGTTGCTGAGGTGCATCCGCCGCTCCGCTACGGGCTCTTCGCGATGCCGGGCTGCAAGGTGACGCTGCTCGAGCTGACCCAGTCGGCGCGCGGGTACGTGACCTACGTCGTCGGTGGGCGCGCGCTCTACACGACGCTCGTGCCGGCCACGGGCGCGCAGTCGTGGTCGGTCTTCGACGCCGCGTCGGGAAAGCGCGCGCCGCTCGAGGTGGATCGGGGGCAGTTCCCGATCCTCTCCACCGACGGGCGCTCGGCGGCGTGGCTCCGCCCCGTCGTGGGCTCGACGCCGCCGATCCAGCTCGAGGCGGTGGTGCGGGGCGTGGAGCGCTCGCGCGAGCAGGTCGTGGGGCTCGACGCACTCGGGCGCGGCGGCATCCAGCAGCTCGTCCAGCTCGACACGGAGGCAGGCGAGCTGGTGGTGGCGCGCGGGCTGCGCGAGCTGCTGAGAGTGGGGATGGACGGCCGCCTGCGCGGGATGGGGCCCGACGTCCAGGGCGTCGATCCGCATCCGGGCACGGTCCGGTTCGTCGAGGGCGGCTGGGTCGCGTGGGACGGCTACCGCGAGAACGAGGCCTATCGCGTCGCGTGGGCGCTCTCGCGCGGCAAGGGCGCGCACCGCGTGCCGAGGAGCCGCGGCATCACCTCGCTCGCCGTGAGCCCGGACGGGCGCTTCATCGCGCTCTCGGTCACGAGCGGCCTCTCGCTCGGCTCGACCCAGGACGCCGTCTCGGTCCTCAGCACGGCGGACGGCTCGGAGGTCTTCCGCAAGTACTTCCCGAAGTACACGCGCTCGAGCGTCGCGTTCCTCGGCCCGGAGTGGTTCGTCTACACCGATCTCGGAGGCGTGAATGTCCTCAGAATCCCCTGAGCGCCCGCTCGACGCCGTCGAGCGGCGGGTCGTCGAGGTCCTCGACGGCCTCGGCGTCCCCTACGAGCTGCTCCCGATCGATCCGGCCTTCGCCGACACCGCGGCCTACTGCGAGAAGTACGGCTCGCCGCTCGACCGCGCGGCGAACACGATCATCGTCGCGTCGAAGAAGGAGCCGCGGCGCTACGCGGCCTGCGTCGTGAAGGCGACCACGCGCCTCGACGTGAACCACGCGGTGCGGGACCTCATGGGCGTCTCGAAGCTCTCGTTCGCCTCCGCGGACGAGACGAAGGCGCTGACGGGGATGCTGATCGGCGGCGTGACCGTCTTCGCGCTGCCGCCCGACCTGCCGATCTACGTGGACGCGAAGCTCATGGCCCACGGCTGGGTGATCCTCGGCAGCGGCAGCCGCTCGTCGAAGATCAGGATCGCGCCCGAGGTGTTCACGCGCATCCCGGCCGCGCGCGTCGTGGAGGGATTGAGCCTCGACGCCGCTCCCGGGTAACCTGGTGCGCCCGGGACCTCGACGCATGACGTCCTATGAGCGCTTGGTGGTAGGCTCGCTCTAGGGCGGGGGAGGGAACGATGCGGTTCTGCATCCAGGAGCTCCTGACGTTCCGTGACTGGCAGACCGAGGCCGGCGTCTACGCCGACGCCCTCGAGGAGGCGCGCCTCGCCGACGAGCTCGGCTTCGACGCCGTCTGGCTCGCCGAGCACCACTTCTCGACCTATGGCATCTGTCCCTCGCTCGCCGTCCTCGCCGCCGCGATCGCGCGCGAGACCCGGCGCGTGAGGATCGGCACCTCGGTCGTCGTCGCGCCCTTCGCCCATCCGCTGCGCGTCGCCGAGGAGTGGGCGATGGTGGACCTCCTGTCCGGGGGACGCGTGGATTTCGGGATCGGGCGCGGCTACCAGCCCAAGGAGTTCCGCGGCCTCGACGTCTCGATGGAGAACACGCGCGAGCGCTTCGACGAGGCCGTCGAGGTGATCCGGCGCGCGTGGACCCAGGAGCGCGTCACGTTCGAGGGCGAGTTCTACCGGGTGCGGGACGTCCGCGTCCTGCCGCGGCCCCTCCAGAAGCCGCACCCGCCCTTCTGGACCGCCGCGGTCTCGCCCGACACGTACACGCTCGCCGCGCGGCGGGGCTTCAAGATCCTCACCGCGCCCTCGTTCACGCCGTGGGACATCTTGCGCAAGAACTTCGACGCCTACCGCGCGGCGTGGCGCGAGGCGCACGGGACGGACGCGGGCGCCGACATCGCGATGAACAAGATCGTCCACGTCGCCGACTCCTCGCGGCAGGCGCGCGAGGACCTGCGTGAGCCGATCCGCTGGTTCTTCCAGACGCAGGCCGGGCTGATCGCCGACGCCGAGGGCGTCCCGCCCGAGCAGTACAAGTTCTACAAGCGCGTGCGCGAGAACCTCTTGGCGCTCAGCGACGAGAAGGCGCTCGAGCAGGCGGCGATCTGCGGCGACCCCGAGGAGGTCGCCGACAAGATCCGCCAGCACCAGGAGGCTCTCGGGCTCACGTACCTCATGGGCTCGTTCAACCGCGGCGGCGTTCCCCACGACCGGATCGTCCGGTCCATGCGCCTCTTCGGCGAGAAAGTGATGCCGCGATTCGCATGACGACACTGAAGCTCGGCGACGTCAGCGTCACCCGCGTGATCGAGATCGACCGCTCGTCGTTTCCCACGGCGTCCATGCTGCCCGACTCGACGGCGGACGCGATCGCGCGGCACCATGACTGGCTGCGGCCACACTTCTGGGACGACCGGACGGGCGATCTCGGCTCGCGCATCGGGACCTTCATCGTGAGGACGCCGCGCCACACCGTGCTGATCGACACGGGCGTCGGCAACGACAAGCCGCGCGACGGCGCGCCCGCGTGGCACCTGCGCCGGGGCTCGTACCTCGACGACCTCGCCGCGGCGGGCGTCGAGCCCGAGCGGGTGGACTTCGTCCTCTGCACGCACCTGCACGTGGACCACGTCGGCTGGAACACGCGCTTCGTCGGCGGCCGCTGGGTCCC harbors:
- a CDS encoding YbaK/EbsC family protein, with the translated sequence MSSESPERPLDAVERRVVEVLDGLGVPYELLPIDPAFADTAAYCEKYGSPLDRAANTIIVASKKEPRRYAACVVKATTRLDVNHAVRDLMGVSKLSFASADETKALTGMLIGGVTVFALPPDLPIYVDAKLMAHGWVILGSGSRSSKIRIAPEVFTRIPAARVVEGLSLDAAPG
- a CDS encoding LLM class flavin-dependent oxidoreductase, whose amino-acid sequence is MRFCIQELLTFRDWQTEAGVYADALEEARLADELGFDAVWLAEHHFSTYGICPSLAVLAAAIARETRRVRIGTSVVVAPFAHPLRVAEEWAMVDLLSGGRVDFGIGRGYQPKEFRGLDVSMENTRERFDEAVEVIRRAWTQERVTFEGEFYRVRDVRVLPRPLQKPHPPFWTAAVSPDTYTLAARRGFKILTAPSFTPWDILRKNFDAYRAAWREAHGTDAGADIAMNKIVHVADSSRQAREDLREPIRWFFQTQAGLIADAEGVPPEQYKFYKRVRENLLALSDEKALEQAAICGDPEEVADKIRQHQEALGLTYLMGSFNRGGVPHDRIVRSMRLFGEKVMPRFA